A stretch of the Candidatus Binatia bacterium genome encodes the following:
- a CDS encoding class II fumarate hydratase, protein MADFRIERDSMGEMRVPANAYYGAQTARAVENFPISSLRFSRRFIQALGRIKAAAARANVRLKLLDERRGQAIEAAALEVAAGKFDAEFVVDVFQTGSGTSTNMNANEVIATRAIEILGGSRGDKNLVHPNDHVNMGQSTNDVFPTAIHVAAMDAAENHALPALRQLAGAFQAKAAEFANVVKAGRTHLQDAVPITLGQEFSGYASVIRHGVARLESSRPHLSELPIGGTALGTGLNAHPEFAARVVTELRALTGHLFRRADNAFEAMQNRDASVELSGAMRTIAVGLMKIANDLRLLTSGPRTGLNEIELPATQPGSSIMPGKVNPVIPEAVNMVAAHIIGNDTAITIAGMNGNLDLNVMMPVIAHNLLESIDLLGSAAKVLAEKCVGGIVANIAQCRAYGEQTASLVTAVAPILGYDAAARVFKKALAEDKPMRQVILEEGLIPKERLDEILDLKKLTEGGRA, encoded by the coding sequence GCTTGCGCTTTTCCCGCCGCTTCATCCAGGCTTTGGGCCGAATCAAAGCCGCAGCTGCCCGCGCCAATGTCCGCCTCAAGCTACTCGATGAGCGGCGCGGCCAAGCCATTGAGGCCGCCGCGCTCGAGGTGGCCGCGGGCAAGTTCGACGCGGAATTCGTCGTCGATGTGTTCCAAACGGGGTCCGGCACCTCCACCAACATGAACGCCAACGAGGTCATTGCCACCCGAGCCATCGAGATCCTGGGTGGCAGCCGAGGGGACAAGAACCTCGTTCACCCGAACGACCACGTCAACATGGGCCAGAGCACCAATGACGTGTTCCCGACGGCGATTCATGTGGCCGCCATGGATGCGGCGGAAAACCACGCACTGCCGGCCCTGCGTCAGCTCGCTGGTGCCTTCCAGGCCAAGGCGGCGGAGTTTGCCAACGTCGTAAAGGCCGGCCGCACGCATCTCCAAGACGCCGTGCCGATCACCCTCGGCCAGGAATTTTCCGGGTACGCCAGCGTCATTCGCCACGGCGTGGCGCGGCTGGAAAGCAGCCGCCCACATCTCTCGGAGCTGCCTATCGGCGGTACCGCGCTGGGCACCGGCCTCAACGCGCATCCCGAATTCGCCGCACGAGTCGTCACCGAGTTGCGCGCCTTGACCGGCCATCTCTTCCGCCGCGCCGACAACGCCTTCGAGGCCATGCAGAACCGCGACGCCAGCGTCGAACTGTCGGGCGCAATGAGGACGATCGCCGTCGGCCTGATGAAGATCGCCAACGATCTCCGCCTGCTCACCTCCGGACCGCGGACCGGCTTGAACGAGATCGAGCTGCCGGCGACCCAGCCGGGCTCCAGCATCATGCCCGGGAAGGTCAATCCGGTCATCCCCGAGGCAGTCAACATGGTGGCGGCTCACATCATCGGCAACGATACCGCCATCACCATCGCCGGGATGAACGGCAATCTCGACCTGAACGTGATGATGCCGGTCATCGCCCACAACCTCCTGGAAAGCATCGATCTCCTGGGCAGCGCCGCCAAGGTCCTGGCGGAAAAGTGCGTCGGTGGAATCGTTGCCAACATCGCGCAGTGCCGGGCCTACGGTGAACAGACCGCTTCCTTGGTGACCGCCGTGGCGCCGATCCTGGGCTACGACGCGGCAGCAAGGGTCTTCAAGAAGGCCTTGGCCGAAGACAAGCCCATGCGGCAGGTTATCCTGGAGGAAGGCCTGATTCCCAAAGAGCGGCTCGATGAGATCCTCGACCTGAAGAAACTCACCGAAGGCGGCCGAGCCTAG
- a CDS encoding DUF507 family protein — MKIREGELQSLASAIVDALAKQSFVHFKQDPSVARKRIVELIARNLAEAHALEEEAERLAESHARQMTGMDQRRIIQGIKERLARERDFPL; from the coding sequence ATGAAGATCCGTGAGGGCGAACTGCAGAGCCTGGCAAGCGCCATCGTTGATGCCTTGGCCAAGCAAAGCTTCGTCCACTTCAAACAAGACCCCTCGGTCGCACGCAAACGCATCGTCGAGTTGATCGCGCGAAATCTCGCGGAGGCACATGCCCTCGAAGAGGAAGCCGAACGCCTAGCCGAGAGCCACGCGCGCCAAATGACGGGGATGGACCAGCGCAGGATCATTCAGGGGATCAAGGAACGGCTGGCACGTGAACGTGACTTCCCGCTGTGA
- a CDS encoding DUF507 family protein, translated as MRFSEARTSYLAHLIVNTLRQEGLAEIEQERHVLMEIKRILGQDHVADTRLDVIVRRKIASLSRNVPPGGREWDVLYRQYYAEEARKLKPGGP; from the coding sequence ATGCGATTCAGCGAAGCCCGAACCTCCTATCTGGCCCATTTGATCGTGAACACCCTGCGACAGGAGGGCCTGGCGGAGATCGAACAAGAGCGGCATGTCCTCATGGAGATCAAACGCATCTTGGGACAGGATCATGTGGCCGATACCCGCCTCGACGTGATCGTGCGCCGCAAGATTGCCTCTCTGTCGCGCAACGTCCCTCCCGGAGGCCGCGAATGGGATGTGCTGTATCGGCAATACTATGCCGAAGAAGCACGGAAACTGAAGCCCGGAGGTCCTTGA